A genomic segment from Cyanobium sp. NIES-981 encodes:
- a CDS encoding chloride channel protein: protein MPASAPRPDPQPNEESAASATRLPFQWSLLAWAGLVGALTGLAVVLFHELLGLINNGLFGPLIEALLSLGRSPVADPGQDLVPLAADSSTPLEALLRIGLGGLGYLPTPPAAPEPPPLPASQLPGWISLWPVVLVPTLGGFAVGLLRRWGGDLGPGLPSLMAMAEGTEPPAPRLPLLRLLGASLSLGSGASLGPEGPSVESGGNLGLWVALRGGLPPQRQKALVAAGVAAGLAAGFKAPIAGVFFAFEGSFSAIQGRPSLRAVLVAAVASSLVTQLVLGDAPILRLPAYEVRSPLELPLYLGLGLLASLMSWLLVRLLALGRDARLQRWLAQLPPGLPTALGGAAVGVMALGFPQVLGVGYDTVEALLGSDGGIPLLSLLLLLGVKLLATTVSNATGFVGGGFAPALVLGAVLGNGYGQLLGDAGLQLPVAEPPAYAMVGMAAVLAGSARAPLTALLLLFELTHDIRIVLPLMAAAGLSALLVERWQGLSDPGLLGPDAAEEQRRRQLAAVSVLEAIEPEAPLVLPAETPVVEALAELVAAHGHCLVVAEGPWVLGLATLADLQRLIRSRLDGTASTGLAPAPLLRECVRGDLLWLPEAANLAQLEDQLSPSGCRQLPVFAVHDIRAGVLPHGLPNPGLAVGSLRGLASRDGLARALARTALAGH, encoded by the coding sequence TTGCCAGCGTCCGCCCCGAGGCCTGACCCCCAGCCCAACGAGGAGTCGGCCGCCTCGGCGACCCGTCTGCCCTTTCAGTGGAGTCTGCTCGCCTGGGCCGGCCTGGTGGGCGCCCTCACCGGGTTGGCCGTGGTGCTCTTTCACGAGCTGCTTGGTCTGATCAACAACGGCCTGTTCGGCCCCCTGATCGAAGCTCTGCTCAGCCTCGGCCGCTCCCCGGTGGCCGACCCCGGGCAGGATCTGGTGCCGCTGGCTGCCGACAGCTCCACTCCCCTGGAGGCGCTGCTGAGGATCGGCCTGGGGGGTCTCGGCTACCTGCCGACGCCACCGGCAGCACCGGAGCCGCCGCCGCTGCCCGCCTCCCAGCTGCCAGGCTGGATCAGCCTCTGGCCCGTGGTGCTGGTGCCCACCCTGGGCGGTTTCGCCGTGGGGCTTCTGCGCCGCTGGGGCGGCGATCTCGGCCCTGGCCTGCCCAGCCTGATGGCGATGGCGGAGGGCACCGAGCCGCCTGCCCCCCGGCTGCCGCTGCTGCGTCTGCTGGGTGCCTCCCTCAGCCTGGGGAGCGGCGCCTCGCTCGGGCCGGAGGGGCCCAGCGTGGAGAGCGGTGGCAACCTCGGCCTCTGGGTGGCCCTGCGGGGCGGCCTGCCGCCCCAGCGTCAGAAAGCCCTGGTGGCGGCCGGTGTGGCGGCGGGCCTGGCAGCGGGCTTCAAGGCACCGATCGCTGGGGTGTTCTTCGCCTTTGAAGGCAGTTTCAGCGCCATCCAGGGCCGCCCCAGCCTCCGGGCTGTGCTCGTGGCTGCGGTGGCCTCGTCGCTGGTGACCCAGCTGGTGCTCGGGGATGCACCGATCCTGAGACTGCCGGCCTACGAGGTGCGCTCACCCCTGGAATTGCCGCTTTACCTGGGGCTGGGGTTACTCGCCAGCCTGATGTCCTGGCTGCTGGTGCGGCTGCTCGCCCTGGGCCGCGATGCACGCCTGCAACGCTGGCTGGCCCAGCTGCCCCCCGGCCTGCCGACAGCCCTTGGGGGTGCCGCGGTGGGGGTGATGGCGCTTGGCTTTCCCCAGGTGCTCGGGGTGGGCTACGACACGGTCGAAGCCCTGCTGGGCAGTGATGGCGGCATCCCCCTGCTCAGCCTGCTGCTGTTGCTCGGGGTCAAGCTGCTGGCCACCACGGTGAGCAACGCCACGGGATTCGTGGGAGGGGGATTCGCCCCCGCCCTGGTGCTGGGCGCGGTGCTGGGGAATGGCTACGGCCAGCTGCTGGGCGACGCGGGCCTGCAGCTGCCGGTGGCCGAACCGCCCGCCTACGCCATGGTCGGCATGGCCGCGGTGCTGGCCGGAAGTGCCCGCGCCCCCCTCACCGCGCTGCTGCTGCTGTTTGAACTCACCCATGACATCCGCATCGTGCTGCCGCTGATGGCGGCGGCGGGGTTGAGTGCCCTGCTGGTGGAGCGCTGGCAGGGGCTGAGCGATCCCGGTCTGCTGGGGCCCGATGCAGCGGAGGAGCAGCGCCGGCGCCAGCTGGCCGCGGTGTCCGTGCTCGAGGCGATCGAACCGGAAGCCCCCCTGGTGCTGCCGGCAGAGACGCCGGTGGTGGAGGCCCTGGCGGAACTGGTGGCTGCCCATGGCCACTGCCTGGTGGTCGCCGAGGGGCCGTGGGTGCTCGGCCTGGCCACCCTCGCTGATCTGCAACGGCTGATCCGCTCCCGCCTCGACGGCACGGCCAGCACGGGGCTGGCGCCAGCACCGCTGCTGCGGGAGTGCGTGCGCGGGGACCTCCTCTGGCTCCCGGAGGCGGCAAACCTGGCCCAGCTGGAGGACCAGCTCAGCCCCTCAGGCTGCCGGCAGCTGCCGGTGTTTGCTGTGCACGACATCCGTGCCGGCGTTCTGCCCCATGGCTTGCCGAACCCCGGTCTGGCCGTGGGCAGCCTGCGGGGATTGGCAAGTCGCGATGGGCTGGCCAGGGCCCTGGCCCGCACGGCCCTGGCCGGGCACTGA
- the hemC gene encoding hydroxymethylbilane synthase, giving the protein MAGSTLRIASRRSQLAMVQTHWVRDELAKAHDDLTITIEAMATQGDKILDVALAKIGDKGLFTKELEAQMLVDRADIAVHSLKDLPTNLPEGLMLGCITEREDPADALVVHAKHRDKTLATLPEGAVVGTSSLRRLAQLRHHFPHLTFKDVRGNVITRLEKLDSGEFDCLILAAAGLGRLGLGARIHELIDPSISLHAVGQGALGIECRDGDTAVLEQIRVLEHTPTARRCLAERAFLRELEGGCQVPIGVNTRFAEAEHSGDLILTGMVASLDGLRLIRDEARGPQEDPEAIGVALAHSLKDQGAGEILEEIFASVRPEA; this is encoded by the coding sequence ATGGCCGGCTCCACCCTGCGTATTGCCTCCCGCCGCAGCCAGCTCGCCATGGTGCAGACCCACTGGGTGCGCGATGAGCTGGCCAAGGCCCACGACGATCTGACGATCACGATCGAGGCCATGGCCACCCAGGGCGACAAGATCCTCGATGTGGCCCTCGCCAAGATCGGCGACAAGGGCCTCTTCACCAAGGAACTGGAGGCCCAGATGCTGGTGGACCGGGCCGACATCGCCGTGCACAGCCTCAAGGATCTGCCCACCAACCTGCCCGAGGGGCTGATGCTGGGCTGCATCACCGAGCGGGAGGATCCCGCCGATGCCCTGGTGGTGCACGCGAAGCACCGTGACAAGACCCTCGCCACCCTGCCGGAGGGCGCCGTGGTGGGCACCAGCTCCCTGCGACGCCTGGCCCAGCTGCGCCACCACTTCCCCCATCTCACCTTCAAGGACGTGCGCGGCAACGTGATCACGCGCCTGGAAAAGCTCGACTCCGGTGAATTCGACTGCCTGATCCTGGCTGCCGCCGGCCTGGGCCGGCTCGGCCTCGGTGCCCGCATCCATGAACTGATCGATCCCTCGATTTCCCTGCACGCCGTGGGCCAGGGGGCCCTGGGCATCGAGTGCCGCGATGGCGACACCGCCGTGCTGGAGCAGATCAGGGTGCTGGAGCACACCCCCACGGCGCGCCGCTGCCTGGCCGAGCGGGCCTTCCTGCGGGAGCTGGAGGGGGGCTGCCAGGTGCCGATCGGTGTGAACACCCGCTTCGCCGAGGCTGAGCACAGCGGCGATCTCATCCTCACCGGCATGGTGGCCAGCCTGGACGGGCTGCGGCTGATCCGCGACGAGGCCCGCGGTCCGCAGGAGGACCCCGAAGCGATCGGCGTTGCCCTCGCCCACAGCCTCAAGGATCAGGGCGCCGGGGAGATCCTGGAGGAGATCTTTGCCAGCGTCCGCCCCGAGGCCTGA
- a CDS encoding DUF1824 family protein codes for MHASLGSLRALRTAPCLDPAELTALRTELAARMGRCEWFTVGVMAPTALQAVQTLRSLEAACGWPPLAPDSSGEELESTDGPVFLKANQSTGRFSLRLEDGLGEGVLITGHSRANPDAEDTWGPLPLQCFG; via the coding sequence ATGCACGCATCCCTGGGGAGCCTGCGCGCCCTGCGCACGGCTCCTTGCCTCGATCCAGCCGAGCTCACCGCCCTGCGCACTGAGCTGGCCGCCCGCATGGGCCGCTGTGAGTGGTTCACGGTGGGGGTGATGGCCCCCACCGCGCTGCAGGCGGTTCAGACCCTGCGCTCCCTGGAGGCCGCCTGCGGATGGCCCCCGCTGGCGCCCGATTCCTCCGGGGAGGAACTGGAATCCACGGACGGGCCGGTGTTCCTCAAGGCGAACCAGAGCACCGGCCGGTTCAGTCTGCGCCTGGAGGATGGCCTGGGCGAAGGGGTGCTGATCACCGGCCACAGCCGCGCCAACCCTGACGCAGAGGACACCTGGGGGCCTCTGCCGCTCCAGTGTTTCGGCTGA
- the rpoD gene encoding RNA polymerase sigma factor RpoD, producing MSTALPKAKPAAQILMVATASGEAVSVHTPGAAASNTGAAAPGSGTATGSVAKAGKPEAKVKPAAKPKAKAAAKAKSTAKTKTTAKTPAGKAAAAKLPAGDLDAAADELLTAAGSAEAKADPAARPVKDAGDDKAAKALASIKVGPKGVYTEDSIRVYLQEIGRIRLLRPDEEIELARKIADLLQLEELAAQFEADHGHHPDNKEWAALVDMPLIKFRRRLMLGRRAKEKMVQSNLRLVVSIAKKYMNRGLSFQDLIQEGSLGLIRAAEKFDHEKGYKFSTYATWWIRQAITRAIADQSRTIRLPVHLYETISRIKKTTKTLSQEFGRKPTEEEIAESMEMTIEKLRFIAKSAQLPISLETPIGKEEDSRLGDFIEADIENPEQDVAKNLLREDLEGVLATLSPRERDVLRLRYGLDDGRMKTLEEIGQIFDVTRERIRQIEAKALRKLRHPNRNGVLKEYIK from the coding sequence ATGAGCACCGCACTTCCCAAAGCCAAGCCTGCTGCCCAGATCCTGATGGTGGCCACGGCTTCGGGTGAAGCGGTGAGCGTCCACACCCCCGGCGCCGCGGCTTCCAACACCGGCGCGGCCGCCCCAGGCTCCGGCACGGCCACCGGCTCTGTGGCCAAGGCTGGCAAGCCGGAAGCGAAGGTCAAGCCCGCAGCCAAGCCCAAGGCCAAGGCTGCCGCCAAGGCCAAATCCACGGCCAAGACCAAGACCACGGCCAAAACTCCCGCCGGCAAGGCTGCTGCTGCCAAGCTGCCGGCCGGCGACCTCGATGCCGCGGCCGATGAGCTGCTGACCGCAGCAGGCTCTGCCGAGGCGAAGGCCGACCCCGCCGCCAGGCCGGTCAAGGATGCCGGCGACGACAAGGCCGCCAAGGCCCTCGCCAGCATCAAGGTGGGTCCCAAGGGGGTCTACACCGAGGATTCGATCCGGGTCTATCTGCAGGAGATCGGCCGTATCCGGCTGCTCCGCCCGGACGAGGAGATCGAGCTGGCCCGCAAGATCGCCGATCTCCTCCAGCTCGAGGAGCTGGCGGCCCAGTTCGAGGCCGACCATGGCCACCACCCCGACAACAAGGAGTGGGCGGCCCTCGTGGACATGCCCCTGATCAAGTTCCGCCGGAGGCTGATGCTGGGCCGCCGGGCCAAGGAAAAGATGGTGCAGTCGAACCTGCGCCTGGTGGTGTCGATCGCCAAGAAGTACATGAACCGGGGCCTGAGCTTCCAGGACCTGATCCAGGAAGGTTCCCTTGGCCTGATCCGCGCCGCCGAGAAGTTCGACCACGAGAAGGGCTACAAGTTCTCCACCTACGCCACCTGGTGGATCCGCCAGGCGATCACCCGGGCCATCGCCGACCAGAGCCGCACCATCCGCCTGCCGGTGCACCTCTACGAGACCATCTCGCGGATCAAGAAAACCACCAAGACCCTCTCCCAGGAATTCGGCCGCAAGCCCACCGAGGAGGAGATCGCCGAATCGATGGAGATGACCATCGAGAAGCTGCGCTTCATCGCCAAGAGTGCCCAGCTGCCGATCTCCCTGGAGACGCCGATCGGCAAGGAGGAGGATTCCCGCCTGGGTGACTTCATCGAGGCCGACATCGAGAATCCCGAGCAGGACGTGGCCAAGAACCTGCTGCGCGAAGACCTCGAGGGCGTGCTCGCCACCCTCAGCCCGCGGGAGCGCGACGTGCTGCGTCTGCGCTACGGCCTCGACGACGGCCGCATGAAGACCCTCGAGGAGATCGGCCAGATCTTCGATGTGACGCGCGAGCGCATCCGCCAGATCGAGGCCAAGGCGCTGCGCAAGCTGCGTCACCCCAACCGCAACGGCGTGCTGAAGGAATACATCAAGTGA
- the priA gene encoding primosomal protein N' — protein MSQWLQIWLEAGREGQVFTYANPQELPLRIGDLVQVRLQGRRHSGLVVAQLPSLPGELLGKTLQPVELVLQHAAVDPQWHALIAQVAEQCHTSGFKTLKSALPPGWLGQRHQRGQGGPPTIAAVQLGRPPEAGERLTQRQRQLLDHLARCPSPVPLRRLCGAAGFSRAVLQAVEKRGLVERLLLEAGDASDAIAPALEPPQPLTAPQRQAVEAITTAPPGQAFLLWGVTGSGKTEVYLQAAAHCLRQGRSVLLLTPEIGLIPQLLDRCRRRFGATVVEYHSGLGEAERIAAWRRCLRGEGLVAVGTRSAVFLPLGQPGLIVLDEEHDSSYKQESPMPCYHARDVARLRAEQTGAWLVLGSATPAVETWLACQGKAGDPTRLLSLSERIGGRPLPPVRLVDMRQELAEGHRRLLSRPLLQRLEGIRERGEQAVVLVPRRGYRTFLSCRSCGEAVLCPHCDVALTVHRSAGGHEWLRCHWCDHRTEMEARCGHCGSTAFKPFGAGTQRVMEQLAGELEGLRVLRFDRDTTRGRDGHRRLLARFAAGDADVLVGTQMLAKGMDLPQVTLAAVLAADGLLHRPDLRSSEQCLQLLLQLAGRAGRGERPGEVLVQTYCPEHPVIRHLVDGRYDRFLDEEIALRRSGGLVPFSRACLLRFSGSGSGATATAAASMAELLRPALERSGWCLIGPAPAPVARVAGRSRWQLLLHGPAHSGLPLPPEAELRQVLPAGVGLAIDPDPLSL, from the coding sequence GTGAGCCAATGGCTCCAGATCTGGCTGGAGGCCGGACGCGAAGGACAGGTGTTCACCTATGCGAACCCCCAGGAACTCCCTCTGCGGATCGGCGATCTTGTCCAGGTGCGCCTGCAGGGCCGGCGCCACAGCGGCCTGGTGGTGGCCCAACTCCCCAGTCTCCCCGGGGAGCTGCTGGGAAAAACCCTGCAGCCGGTGGAGCTGGTGCTCCAGCACGCCGCTGTGGATCCTCAGTGGCATGCCCTGATCGCACAGGTGGCTGAGCAATGCCACACCAGCGGCTTCAAAACCCTCAAGAGCGCCCTCCCCCCCGGCTGGCTGGGGCAGCGGCACCAACGGGGCCAGGGGGGGCCTCCCACCATCGCCGCCGTGCAGCTCGGGCGGCCGCCGGAGGCAGGGGAGCGTCTCACCCAGCGCCAACGCCAGCTGCTCGACCATCTGGCGCGGTGTCCCTCCCCCGTTCCCCTGCGGAGACTGTGCGGTGCCGCAGGCTTCAGCCGGGCCGTGCTGCAGGCTGTGGAGAAGCGCGGCCTGGTGGAACGGCTGCTGCTGGAGGCCGGCGACGCCAGCGACGCGATCGCGCCAGCCCTGGAACCGCCCCAGCCCCTCACCGCACCCCAGCGGCAGGCCGTGGAGGCCATCACCACCGCCCCCCCCGGGCAGGCCTTTCTGCTCTGGGGTGTGACCGGATCCGGCAAGACCGAGGTGTACCTGCAGGCGGCGGCCCACTGCCTGCGGCAGGGCCGCAGCGTGCTGCTGCTGACCCCGGAGATCGGCCTGATTCCCCAGTTGCTGGACCGTTGCCGGCGACGCTTCGGAGCGACCGTGGTGGAGTACCACAGCGGCCTGGGCGAGGCCGAGCGGATCGCGGCGTGGCGACGCTGCCTGCGGGGGGAGGGTCTGGTGGCCGTGGGCACCCGCTCCGCGGTGTTCCTGCCCCTGGGCCAGCCAGGCCTGATCGTGCTGGATGAGGAACACGACAGCTCCTACAAGCAGGAGAGCCCCATGCCCTGCTACCACGCCCGGGATGTGGCCCGGCTGCGGGCGGAGCAGACGGGGGCCTGGCTGGTGCTGGGCAGTGCCACCCCGGCGGTGGAAACCTGGCTGGCCTGCCAGGGCAAGGCAGGCGATCCGACCCGGCTGCTGAGCCTCAGCGAGCGGATCGGCGGACGGCCCCTGCCGCCCGTGCGGCTGGTGGACATGCGTCAGGAACTGGCCGAGGGTCACCGGCGCCTGCTGAGCCGCCCGCTGCTGCAGCGGCTGGAGGGGATCCGGGAGCGCGGCGAGCAGGCCGTGGTGCTGGTGCCCCGGCGGGGTTACCGCACCTTCCTGAGCTGCCGCAGTTGCGGGGAAGCGGTGCTGTGTCCCCACTGCGATGTGGCACTCACCGTCCACCGCTCAGCGGGCGGGCACGAGTGGCTGCGCTGCCACTGGTGTGACCACCGCACGGAGATGGAGGCCCGTTGCGGCCATTGCGGGTCCACGGCCTTCAAACCCTTCGGAGCCGGAACCCAGCGGGTGATGGAGCAACTGGCCGGCGAACTGGAGGGGTTGCGCGTCCTGCGCTTCGATCGGGACACCACCCGCGGCCGCGATGGTCATCGCCGGCTGCTGGCACGGTTCGCCGCTGGTGACGCCGACGTGCTGGTGGGCACCCAGATGCTGGCCAAGGGCATGGATCTGCCCCAGGTCACCCTGGCGGCGGTTCTGGCCGCCGATGGGCTGCTGCACCGTCCCGACCTGCGCTCCTCCGAGCAGTGCCTGCAGCTGCTGCTGCAGCTGGCCGGCAGGGCCGGGCGTGGCGAGCGGCCCGGCGAGGTGCTGGTGCAGACCTACTGCCCCGAGCACCCGGTGATCCGGCACCTGGTGGACGGCCGCTACGACCGCTTCCTGGACGAAGAAATCGCCCTGCGCCGCAGCGGCGGGCTGGTGCCGTTCAGCCGGGCCTGCCTGCTGCGCTTCAGCGGCAGCGGCAGCGGCGCCACGGCCACGGCCGCCGCCAGCATGGCCGAGCTGCTGCGCCCGGCCCTGGAGCGGAGCGGATGGTGCCTGATCGGCCCCGCCCCTGCCCCGGTGGCGCGGGTGGCGGGCCGCAGCCGCTGGCAACTGCTGTTGCACGGCCCGGCCCACTCCGGGCTGCCCCTGCCCCCGGAGGCCGAGCTGCGCCAGGTGCTCCCGGCCGGCGTGGGCCTGGCCATCGACCCGGACCCGCTCAGCCTCTAG
- a CDS encoding DUF3153 domain-containing protein: protein MSDDPFREARQRLERGDYGQVLRSLEPLVASYPPASPDGAQLQLLMATAWMGQGNTVRAMACCRQVKRCSDATLRAQARDLLEVLEAPALERPRHWSLTLPDLGEAEPVAGRLQQLASRRRRQRRPPPPPPPPVGPTRPPLGFAAVALALLLLTVLLGGCGAVHAELTFHSPGRLQVGERLVRDPAAVATPWEQALLEALRQAGLRPTAPERPGVDHLVGPVLPAGAALQQLGETITEAGRLAGLDLPAPRLQWEERNWLVGVRQHLVIGVDLRRADPLPGADFSLDLSPLAPAAVRLATPRSAVPLAVDRGVRWPLQLGADNRLDVHCWRWNPLGLGALAIGVALLLALLLARLRQQLGFGLPQLPA from the coding sequence TTGTCAGACGATCCCTTCCGCGAAGCCCGACAACGCCTGGAGCGGGGTGACTACGGCCAGGTGCTGCGCAGCCTCGAGCCCCTGGTCGCCAGCTACCCGCCGGCCAGTCCCGATGGGGCCCAGCTGCAGCTGCTCATGGCCACCGCCTGGATGGGGCAGGGCAACACCGTGCGGGCCATGGCCTGCTGCCGGCAGGTGAAGCGGTGCAGCGACGCGACCCTGCGGGCCCAGGCCCGGGATCTGCTGGAGGTGCTCGAGGCGCCGGCCCTGGAGCGGCCGCGCCACTGGTCGCTCACCCTGCCGGATCTCGGCGAGGCCGAGCCGGTGGCCGGCCGCCTGCAGCAGCTCGCCAGCCGGCGGCGGCGGCAGCGGCGTCCACCGCCGCCCCCCCCACCGCCGGTGGGGCCGACCCGGCCTCCGCTCGGCTTTGCGGCCGTGGCCCTTGCCCTGCTGCTGCTCACCGTGCTGCTGGGGGGGTGCGGTGCAGTGCATGCGGAACTCACCTTCCATTCCCCCGGCCGGCTGCAGGTGGGGGAGCGGCTGGTGCGCGATCCCGCCGCTGTGGCCACGCCCTGGGAACAGGCCCTGCTGGAGGCGCTGCGGCAGGCCGGTCTGCGCCCCACCGCCCCGGAACGGCCGGGCGTGGATCACCTGGTGGGTCCGGTGCTGCCGGCCGGCGCCGCGTTGCAGCAGCTGGGCGAGACCATCACCGAGGCCGGCCGCCTGGCTGGCCTCGACCTGCCGGCTCCCCGGCTGCAGTGGGAGGAACGCAACTGGCTGGTGGGGGTGCGCCAGCACCTGGTCATTGGCGTGGATCTCCGCCGCGCCGATCCCCTGCCCGGGGCAGACTTCAGCCTCGACCTCTCTCCCCTCGCTCCGGCCGCCGTGCGCCTGGCCACGCCGCGATCGGCCGTTCCCCTCGCAGTCGATCGCGGCGTGCGCTGGCCCCTGCAGCTCGGAGCTGACAACCGGCTGGACGTGCACTGCTGGCGCTGGAACCCGCTCGGGCTGGGCGCCCTGGCCATCGGTGTCGCGCTGCTGCTGGCGCTGCTGCTGGCGCGGCTGCGTCAGCAGCTCGGTTTCGGTCTGCCCCAGCTGCCGGCCTAG
- the argB gene encoding acetylglutamate kinase: MSSDVVISQTDALRVSVLSEALPYIQRFSGRRVVVKYGGAAMAREDLRDAVYRDLVLLTSVGVRPVIVHGGGPEINDWLGRLNIQPEFRGGLRVTTPETMDVVEMVLVGRVNKHIVNGLNKLGGRAVGLCGSDGSLVTARPYGEGRNGLVGEVAAVNPAVLFPLLEAGYIPVISSVAADHEGQAHNINADTVAGELAAALQAEKLILLTDTPGILRDRQDPSTLVRQLTLAGARELIASGVVEGGMTPKTECCIRALAQGVGAAHIVDGRIPHALLLEVFTDAGIGTMVVGSPHLLEP; encoded by the coding sequence GTGAGTTCCGACGTCGTCATCAGCCAGACCGATGCCCTGCGGGTCTCGGTGCTCAGCGAGGCCCTGCCCTACATCCAGCGGTTCAGCGGCCGCCGGGTGGTGGTGAAGTACGGCGGCGCCGCCATGGCCCGTGAGGACCTGCGCGATGCGGTCTACCGCGACCTGGTGCTGCTCACCTCGGTGGGGGTGCGGCCCGTGATCGTGCATGGCGGCGGCCCGGAGATCAACGACTGGCTCGGGCGCCTGAACATCCAGCCGGAGTTCCGCGGCGGCCTGCGGGTCACCACCCCCGAGACCATGGACGTGGTGGAGATGGTGCTGGTGGGCCGTGTCAACAAGCACATCGTCAACGGCCTCAACAAGCTGGGTGGCCGCGCCGTGGGCCTGTGCGGCAGCGATGGCTCCCTGGTGACGGCCCGTCCCTACGGCGAGGGCCGCAACGGGCTGGTGGGGGAGGTGGCGGCGGTGAATCCCGCCGTGTTGTTTCCGCTGCTCGAGGCCGGCTACATCCCCGTGATCTCCAGCGTGGCCGCCGACCACGAGGGCCAGGCCCACAACATCAATGCCGACACGGTGGCCGGGGAGCTGGCGGCGGCGCTGCAGGCCGAGAAGCTGATCCTGCTCACCGACACCCCCGGCATCCTGCGCGATCGCCAGGATCCCTCCACGCTGGTGCGCCAGCTCACGCTCGCCGGTGCCCGGGAGCTGATCGCCAGCGGCGTGGTGGAGGGGGGCATGACCCCCAAGACCGAGTGCTGCATCCGGGCCCTGGCCCAGGGGGTGGGGGCGGCCCACATCGTGGACGGACGCATCCCCCACGCCCTGCTGCTGGAGGTGTTCACCGATGCCGGTATCGGCACCATGGTGGTGGGCAGTCCCCACCTGCTGGAGCCCTGA
- a CDS encoding DUF2854 domain-containing protein: MQALLSPGSLVTVAGAALSVIGWIGYATGNPNLSLPTIFYGIPILLGGLALKSSELPPPMRVTPAARFRHLREQPESEPLRKLLADVMRWRYGQKAHLESSLEVLKLWDDDTPPQLVAVEEIEEQGHYGLKLNFETGAVPFERWQAQQERLGRFFGQGLACALDPREPGRFTLRLWVQPS, from the coding sequence ATGCAAGCACTTCTCTCTCCTGGCAGCCTGGTCACGGTGGCGGGAGCCGCCCTCTCGGTGATCGGCTGGATCGGTTACGCCACCGGCAATCCCAACCTCAGCCTGCCCACCATCTTTTACGGCATCCCGATCCTGCTGGGGGGCCTGGCCCTGAAATCGTCGGAGTTGCCGCCGCCCATGCGGGTCACGCCGGCGGCGCGCTTCCGGCACCTGCGCGAGCAGCCCGAGAGTGAGCCCCTGCGCAAGCTGCTGGCCGATGTGATGCGCTGGCGCTACGGCCAGAAGGCCCATCTGGAGAGTTCCCTCGAGGTGCTGAAGCTCTGGGACGACGACACCCCCCCCCAGCTGGTGGCCGTGGAGGAGATCGAGGAACAGGGCCACTACGGCCTGAAGCTGAACTTCGAGACAGGCGCCGTGCCCTTCGAGCGCTGGCAGGCCCAGCAGGAGCGGCTCGGCAGATTCTTCGGCCAAGGCCTGGCCTGCGCGCTGGACCCCCGGGAGCCCGGCCGCTTCACGCTGCGCCTCTGGGTGCAACCGTCCTGA
- a CDS encoding single-stranded DNA-binding protein yields MNHCLLEVDVLEAPQVRYTQDNQTPVAEMAVQLEGLRPDDPPGQLKVVGWGNLAQDLQNRVQVGQRLMIEGRLRMNTVTRPDGIKEKRAEFTLSRLHPLGAAAGQAGGGPGMPPAASAAPTAMAAAPARPQPRRSPAPATGAPAPAAEPPSWNASPLVPDLPEGDDDIPF; encoded by the coding sequence GTGAACCATTGTCTGCTGGAAGTTGATGTGCTCGAGGCTCCCCAGGTTCGCTACACCCAGGACAACCAGACGCCGGTGGCCGAGATGGCGGTGCAGCTGGAGGGCCTGCGTCCCGACGATCCTCCCGGGCAGCTGAAGGTGGTGGGCTGGGGCAACCTGGCGCAGGACCTGCAGAACCGGGTGCAGGTGGGCCAGCGCCTGATGATCGAGGGCCGGCTGCGGATGAACACCGTCACCCGTCCGGACGGCATCAAGGAAAAGCGGGCCGAGTTCACCCTCTCCCGCCTGCATCCGCTCGGCGCCGCTGCGGGGCAGGCCGGCGGCGGTCCGGGGATGCCCCCTGCGGCGTCCGCCGCGCCGACCGCCATGGCCGCGGCTCCGGCGCGACCCCAGCCCCGCCGTTCGCCGGCTCCGGCCACCGGGGCCCCGGCCCCGGCTGCCGAGCCGCCCAGCTGGAATGCCTCTCCCCTGGTGCCCGATCTGCCCGAGGGCGACGACGACATCCCCTTCTGA
- a CDS encoding precorrin-6A/cobalt-precorrin-6A reductase yields MFAGTGEGPGLAQQLQAQGWRLRVSVVDPAAGKPYEQLSAVEISVGALAGVGALRTALEEAEARSDPFALVIDATHPFAERIHTTLQQGCAASGTPLLRLSRPPCRLGPGCTVLPELAHLSSLDLSGRRLLLAIGARRLPEAVACTAGAVHHARLLPNAHSLQQAMAARLAPQRVACLRPTAEGSIEAALVRRWGIEVILVRQSGGEPERRWHRLAARHGCRLLLLQRPEPGSDVPALSGSELLRDLAQWRPPG; encoded by the coding sequence ATGTTCGCGGGTACCGGGGAAGGTCCGGGGCTGGCACAGCAGCTGCAGGCCCAGGGCTGGCGCCTGCGCGTGAGCGTGGTGGATCCGGCCGCTGGGAAACCCTACGAACAGCTCAGCGCTGTGGAGATCAGCGTGGGTGCCCTCGCCGGCGTGGGGGCTCTGCGCACTGCCCTGGAGGAGGCGGAAGCCCGCAGCGATCCCTTCGCCCTGGTGATCGATGCCACCCATCCCTTCGCCGAGCGGATCCACACGACGCTGCAACAGGGATGCGCGGCCAGTGGAACGCCGCTGCTGCGCCTCTCGAGGCCGCCCTGCAGGCTGGGGCCCGGCTGCACGGTGCTGCCAGAACTGGCTCACCTTTCCAGCCTGGATCTGAGCGGCAGGCGCCTGCTGCTGGCGATCGGAGCGCGCCGGCTGCCGGAGGCGGTGGCCTGCACGGCCGGAGCCGTGCACCACGCGCGCCTGTTGCCGAACGCCCACAGCCTGCAGCAGGCCATGGCGGCGAGGCTTGCCCCCCAGCGGGTGGCCTGCCTGCGTCCCACGGCGGAGGGGTCGATCGAGGCCGCCCTGGTGAGGCGCTGGGGGATTGAGGTGATCCTGGTGCGCCAGTCGGGCGGTGAACCCGAGCGGCGATGGCATCGGCTCGCCGCCCGGCACGGCTGCCGGCTGCTGCTGCTGCAGCGGCCGGAGCCAGGGTCCGACGTACCCGCGCTGAGTGGCTCCGAGCTGCTGCGCGATCTGGCCCAGTGGCGCCCTCCGGGCTGA